The genomic region AAAAGGAAGGAACTATTGTACTTGATATACTTAAAGACGGAAGAATTGGAGGAATTGAATTTATAAATCAAATTCCTAACTCATGAACCATAATAAACCCAATTACATGGATTTAGGTTTTGCAGATAAAATGGGACCTAAACTGAAAAATGAAGTGGAAAAACAGCTTCTTAATGACTTAAAATTTTACGGGGTGGACAAACCTGACTTAAAATTCGATTGGTCAGAAAGCTGTATTGAAGGGCATGACACAAATGTTCTTGATGGGAAAGTAGAGAATTTTTCTGGTATCTCCGTCTTTGACAACATGGAAAATTTAGTGGCAGAAGGTTGGATGGAATTTATACATAACGAAAACCTTTTTCTTGTTTACTGGGAATTTGTAACTACTTGGAGCGGAGACAAAAAGTTGAATGAAAAGAAAGAAATTGGACTTCCAAATCATATATGGGTGAAATTACCAAACGATTTAAAAATAAAGTATAAAACTAAATGACTAAAAATAAAAGCACGAACGCACAACAAATTGTATATGGCAGGCGGGGGTTTTAGCGGTCTGACAAGTCAGACCTTTCGCCCACTTTCCTGCGGGTCTGACAGGATTTCTCTTCGAAATCCCGTCCGACCACATACAAGTGACCGTTATGCATAATAATGAAAGGACACCCAGGAATAAATAATGGCTGAATTTAAATCATACATTTTTGAGAAGGTTGAGCCTCCAAAGAAGTTTCCTTTAATATGGATAATCGTTGGACTATTAGGGATTATGCTTTTGAATTATGCTTCGGGATTTAACAATTTCTGGATTTACATGATTTGTGCTGTAGGAGTAGGTGTCCTAAATTGGTACAATCGTTACGGAGACTTTAAATATGGAAGAAAGCAAGATTTGAATGGTTTCTTCACAGATGAAATTGTAATCGATGAATCTGGCGTAAAAATTTCAGACAGAAAATATTTTTTAGATGAGATAAAATCTATTCAAATTGTCTATGACAACATCTATGGTTCAAAAGACTGGAATTTCTCAGAAGGGAATTTTAAGAAAAATGGCGAGACGAACAGAATTACCATTCGCCTTTTTGATGACACATTGATAAGCAATTATTTCAAGCTGGTATCAATTGAACATGCCAAGCAATTACTTAATTTGACCAAGACCCTGCAACAGAAAGTAATGATAAAAAATGATTGGAAAATAAATTACAATGCATAACAATTTGTAATATGGCAGGCGGGTGTCATCTCGGTTTGACTTGTCAAACCAGTGTTGCTACTTCCTGCAGGTCTGACATGATTTCTTCCAGAAATCCCGCCCGACCACATACAAGTGACCGTTGTGCTTCATGCAAGAAAGACAGTGCAAACCAATAAACAACTCGGATTTGATATGTAAATTGGTCGAATTTGACCACTTTAGAACAGAATAATTGAAATGCCAGAATTGAGTAACATACAGACTTTTGAAAAACTATCAGGTGAAAATTACAATCCAACACTTGATAAGTTTGCTAATGTTTTAAAGCGAATTGACTTATGGAATAATGAAGTGAAATCTGCATTCGATTCTTTTGAATGGAAAGTAGAAGATAATGGATTTGTGTATTCATCATTAACGGAAACTGGATTTTATAAAACAAAATATTCGGACATTCCAGTTCGACCTCTTTTTATGGTTTATACAAAAGGACTGGACAAGACATTCAGAGACAACTGGATTGTTGCTGACTTATTAATTGAGGCTGAGAGATTACGAGATTTTAGGACTGGAGAATTTAATGCTGAAACATACGGACTTGTAAAATCCCTGACGAAAGAATTAGCGACCGAATTTTGCCAAACAGGGACATATTTCACTGACGAAGCGCAAGACGGTGAAGACTTTGACGGAATTAGAATACCTGACCCAACAAAGCTATGGCAATTTGATTATGCAATTATTCCAAAAGGACTGATTGATTTATATAAAACCAAACCTGATTCTCATGAAATCATAGAAACAAATGATTATTTTGAATCATGGTTTATTAAACGATGGAAAGACAAATAATAAAGCACGAAAGCACAACAATATGTATAAGTAATAGCGGTTTCTGTTGGTATTCGGGCGTTTGTAGCTTTAATCATCCCCGCCAAATCTGCCGAATTGACTATTTAGCTAAGGTGCAGCTTTGGCTACTTTGTAACTTGATACGAAACCGCTTTGAAGTCCGCTACTACTCATACATTTAACGTTGGCGGTAATGCAAAAAATGCCTCGGCAATATGATAGTTCTTTGATAAAATAATCTCGATAAGAGATAAAGGAGCCTAAATTTAAAGATTACTATGACAATTAGTTTTGCTATGTCCATAGTCGGAGTTATTTCTTTCTCTGCAAATACAATATTGCTAATTGATTTAATTTTGATGACTATGAAAGATTCTTTTAATTTAATAGTAGTTGGAGCATTTGCCCTCATGTGGAGATAGGATTAACTCCGATGAATGGCATGGAGACTATTGATTACAGGTAATCTTATTTAGGATTAGGGCAAGAGGGGTTCGATTCCCCTCCTCCACACCAGAAAAAAAATAAAAATTAAATATGGCAAGAGCAGGTAGACCATTAAAAGTAGATTCAGAATTGAGTAATATTGATAGTTATATTGCTCAGAATGATAAAAAAGTGCTTCAGATGTTGATTAATAAATATGGAATCAATGCTTTTGACGAATACAGACGAACAATTCTGATAAATTCTGTTGCCAAAGGGAATTTTGAGATTGCGAAGTTTGCTATAGATAATGGAGCTGATATTGATTTTCAAGACAAATCAGGTTATTCATCTCTTCATTTTTGCGCCTTAAATAAAAATTCAGATTTAACTGATTTATTGATTGTAAAAGGAGCGAATGTAAATATTCGAGATGAACATGGTAATTCACCGATTTGGACTGCGATTTTCAATGCAAAAGGTGATTTTAGTATAGTTCATAAGCTTTATAAAGCAGGCGCTGACATTGAGACAAAAAATAAGCATGGAAAGTCTCCACGTGATTTTGGAGAAACTGTTTATCAGGAGAAATTTGATGAATTATTAAAAGGATAAAAATGCACATACCGCCAACAACGGGTCATAAAACATACCGGTTTCAGTGGGTTTTCAAGCGTTTCCTCCCGCATCGTGGTTTATCACGGGGGATACATTCGCAGCTCCGCAATCCGGTACGTTTCATACCCGCGAACGTTACACACAATTATGAAAGACAAAATTGGACATATAATAATTGGGCTTGTTCTCTTATTGACAATTTCATGTAATCAGAATATTAAAAAAAATGGACAAAGTATTACTTACGAAACAGATTTTAATTCAATAAAAATTGACTCAATAACTTACAGTGAGCAAAATATTAAAATCTACTTTACTGACAGTTCAACATACTTTAACCACATCATTGCTGGACAGGTTGGGCAATATGTTATATATAAATATAAATTGATCGAAAATAAGAACTCCGAAAAGATTTCTCTAATATTTTCAACCCCATTAAGAGATGAAAAAGAAGCTGGTATTTCATTATCAATGAATGATTTTAAAGTCGCGCAGACAAAATTTGAAAATCCCGTTTTTGCCGACTTTGTAAAAGAATTATTCAAGCTAAATAAGAAATATCAAGAATTATACAACAAAGAGAAATCGAGTTTATTAGATAGAATCAACTCTTTTTTTGGTCGTGCTGTCCATGAAAAATATAAAGACAAAATTGGTGATTACGACTATTTCTTTGGTTATGACAGTTATGATGTTTTTATCCAATATTTTAAAGACTGCAAAAGCCAAAAC from Mangrovibacterium diazotrophicum harbors:
- a CDS encoding ankyrin repeat domain-containing protein, which translates into the protein MARAGRPLKVDSELSNIDSYIAQNDKKVLQMLINKYGINAFDEYRRTILINSVAKGNFEIAKFAIDNGADIDFQDKSGYSSLHFCALNKNSDLTDLLIVKGANVNIRDEHGNSPIWTAIFNAKGDFSIVHKLYKAGADIETKNKHGKSPRDFGETVYQEKFDELLKG